One genomic region from Augochlora pura isolate Apur16 chromosome 7, APUR_v2.2.1, whole genome shotgun sequence encodes:
- the Rpt1 gene encoding 26S proteasome regulatory subunit Rpt1 — protein sequence MPDHLGEDMRKIRSEPEKGEEEIKSLDEGDIALLKIYGQGQYMKSIKAVEEDIQTIIKRVNELTGIKESDTGLAPPALWDLAADKQTLQNEQPLQVARCTKIINADSADPKYIINVKQFAKFVVDLAESVAPTDIEEGMRVGVDRNKYQIHIPLPPKIDPSVTMMQVEEKPDVTYSDVGGCKEQIEKLREVVETPLLHPEKFVNLGIEPPKGVLLFGPPGTGKTLCARAVANRTDACFIRVIGSELVQKYVGEGARMVRELFEMARSKKACLIFFDEIDAIGGARFDDGAGGDNEVQRTMLELINQLDGFDPRGNIKVLMATNRPDTLDPALMRPGRLDRKVEFGLPDLEGRTHIFKIHARSMSVERDIRFELLARLCPNSTGAEIRSVCTEAGMFAIRARRKVATEKDFLEAVNKVIKSYAKFSATPKYMTYN from the exons ATGCCGGACCATTTGGGAGAGGATATGAGAAAGATACGAAGTGAACCAGAGAAAggggaagaagaaataaaat CTCTGGACGAAGGCGATATTGccctattaaaaatttat GGTCAAGGACAGTACATGAAAAGTATCAAAGCAGTTGAGGAAGATATCCAAACCATAATAAAACGTGTGAACGAGTTAACAGGAATTAAAGAGTCCGACACTGGTCTAGCACCACCTGCTCTTTGGGATCTTGCAGCAGACAAGCAAACATTGCAGAATGAGCAACCGCTACAAGTTGCTCGCTGtaccaaaataattaatgcagaCTCTGCTGACccaaaatatatcataaatgtGAAGCAATTCGCAAAGTTTGTGGTTGACCTAGCAGAATCGGTTGCCCCAACTGATATTGAGGAGGGTATGAGAGTCGGTGTTGATCGCAATAAGTACCAAATTCACATTCCGTTGCCCCCTAAAATCGATCCTAGTGTAACAATGATGCAGGTAGAAGAAAAGCCTGATGTTACATACAGTGATGTTGGTGGTTGTAAAGAGCAGATCGAGAAGTTACGAGAAGTCGTGGAAACTCCTCTTCTACAC ccagaaaaattcgttaatttgGGAATTGAGCCGCCAAAAGGTGTTTTGCTATTTGGACCACCAGGTACAGGGAAAACACTGTGTGCCAGAGCAGTAGCCAACAGAACAGATGCCTGTTTCATTCGTGTGATCGGTTCCGAATTGGTTCAAAAATACGTTGGCGAG gGAGCTCGTATGGTAAGAGAATTGTTTGAAATGGCCCGCAGCAAAAAAGCGTGCCTAATATTCTTTGATGAAATTGACGCGATTGGAGGAGCTCGGTTTGACGATGGAGCTGGCGGAGACAATGAGGTGCAGCGTACAATGTTGGAGTTGATTAATCAACTGGATGG GTTTGATCCAAGAGGAAATATCAAAGTTCTGATGGCAACGAACAGACCAGACACACTGGACCCAGCACTGATGAGACCTGGCCGTCTGGACAGGAAAGTAGAGTTTGGTCTACCAGATCTTGAAGGCCGTACTCATATCTTCAAGATCCATGCACGCTCCATGAGTGTGGAAAGGGACATTAGATTCGAGTTGCTGGCTCGTTTGTGCCCTAACAGTACTGGTGCAGAAATTCGTTCCGTGTGCACAGAGGCTGGCATGTTTGCCATTCGAGCTCGTCGCAAAGTAGCCACTGAGAAAGACTTCCTCGAGGCAGTAAACAAAGTCATTAAGTCATATGCTAAGTTCTCTGCCACTCCCAAATACATGACTTACAATTAA
- the Dib gene encoding cytochrome P450 302a1, mitochondrial, translating to MYARYQTCSVLKRKRNVYKRFYCGCLVGNRPGENEGPPRPFGDVPGPKSLPIIGTLYKYLPGIGEYSFTELYDSGLKKLKRFGPLVREEIVPNVNVLWIYRPEDIAEIFKAESGLHPERRSHLALLKYRKDRPDLYSTGGLLPTNGPEWWRLRKEFQKVSSKPQNIINYIEETDNVVKEFVELCAKEKFEDLSSILSRLYLELTCLVVFDVKLNSFSEEEKHNDSRSSKLIEAAFATNSAILKLDNGLQLWQFFETPLYRKLRKAQTYMQSVALELVSQARSSKSHKNKSFLNAYFENSALDIKDITGMSCDMLLAGIDTTTYSTAFTFYHLAKNQDAQEKLRKEATQLLPDPNQPITADILRNASYTKAVIKESLRLNPISVGVGRILQTDVVLSGYQVPKGTVVVTQNQIICRLPEFFDSPHSFIPERWLRDGSDSKIGSGKSVHPYVLLPFGHGPRSCIARRFAEQNMQVLLLRICRQLKFTWQGGQLGIMSLLINKPNAPIKLSFHTT from the exons ATGTATGCACGATATCAAACGTGCAGTGTACTCAAGCGTAAGAGGAATGTGTACAAGAGATTTTACTGTGGTTGTCTCGTGGGGAACAGGCCTGGAGAAAACGAGGGCCCCCCGAGGCCCTTCGGGGACGTACCCGGCCCAAAATCTTTGCCTATTATCGGAACcttgtacaaatatttaccTGGCATCG GGGAATATAGTTTCACCGAGCTGTACGACAGTGgactgaaaaaattaaaacgatttGGACCGCTCGTCCGGGAAGAAATTGTACCAAATGTGAATGTTCTGTGGATTTATAGACCAGAGGACATCGCTGAGATTTTTAAAGCTGAATCTGGATTGCATCCAGAAAGGAGAAGTCATTTGGCACTTTTAAAGTATAGGAAAGACAGGCCTGATTTGTACAGCACTGGGGGTCTCTTACCGAC GAATGGACCGGAATGGTGGAGACTCCGAAAAGAATTCCAAAAAGTATCGAGCAAACCCcaaaatataatcaattacATAGAGGAAACTGACAATGTTGTAAAAGAGTTCGTCGAACTATGCGCGAAAGAGAAATTTGAAGATCTTTCATCGATTTTGTCACGTTTATACCTTGAat TAACTTGTTTAGTCGTCTTTGATGTAAAACTAAACAGTTTCTCCGAAGAAGAGAAACATAACGATTCTAGAAGCTCGAAACTAATAGAGGCTGCTTTTGCAACTAACAGCGCGATTTTAAAATTGGACAATGGTCTCCAATTATGGCAATTTTTTGAAACGCCtctatatagaaaattacGCAAGGCACAGACATATATGCAAtc tgtTGCATTAGAGTTAGTATCCCAAGCAAGGAGCAGCAAATCTCATAaaaacaaatcatttttaaatgccTATTTCGAAAACTCTGCCTTGGATATCAAAGACATTACAGGCATGTCTTGTGACATGCTCCTAGCCGGCATAgacact accACTTACAGCACAGCTTTCACTTTTTACCACCTAGCAAAAAATCAAGATGCACAAGaaaaactaagaaaagaaGCTACACAATTGTTACCTGATCCTAATCAACCAATTACAGCAGATATTTTACGAAACGCTTCTTACACAAAGGCTGTTATAAAAGAGAGTTTGAGATTGAACCCTATATCTGTTGGAGTTGGCCGTATATTGCAGACTGATGTTGTTCTCAGTGGCTACCAAGTGCCTAAAGGA ACAGTGGTGGTGACACAGAATCAGATAATCTGCAGGCTCCCAGAGTTCTTTGACAGTCCACACTCATTTATCCCAGAAAGATGGCTTCGCGATGGTTCAGACAGCAAAATCGGCAGTGGAAAGTCAGTACACCCATATGTTCTGCTGCCATTTGGGCACGGACCTCGTTCGTGCATCGCCAGGCGATTCGCTGAACAAAATATGCAAGTTTTGCTATTAAGA ATATGCCGGCAACTCAAGTTCACTTGGCAAGGTGGCCAGCTCGGCATAATGTCGCTACTAATCAACAAACCAAACGCACCAATCAAACTAAGCTTTCACACCACTTAA